CCTCCGGGTCGCCCTCCAGGATCGGGCCGATGCGCGACTGGTCGAGCATGCGCACGGTCGGGTCGCGCAGGTCCAGCCCCTCGATGAGCGTCTTGTTCCAGCCGTAGATGCCGCTGTTGGAGTGGAAGGCGCCGCCGCCCTCGACCTGCCAGGCGCCGCTGACCACCGGGATGCAGGAAGCGGCGTGCATGTTCACCGCACCGTTGCGCGAGCGGGTGAAGCCGTAGCCCAGCCGGAAATAGCTGCGCGGCGTCCGCCCGACCAGCCGGGCGAAGGCCTCGATCTCCGCCGCCGGCAGGCCGGTGATGGCCTCGGCCCATTCCGGGCTGCGGGTGGCGAGATGCGCCTCCAGCCCGGCGGGATCGTCGGCGTGGCTGGCGAGATAGGCGCGGTCGGCCAGACCGTCGCGGAACAGCACATGCATCACCGCGCAGGCGAGCGCCCCGTCGCTGCCCGGACGGATCAGCAGCGGGATGTCCGCCTGCTCCATGGTCGGGGTGCGGTAGACGTCGACGACAGCGATCTTGGCCCCGCGCTCCTTGCGGGCGCGGACGGCGTGGGTCATCACGTTGACCTGGGTGGACACGGCGTTGGTCCCCCAGATCACCACGAGGTCGGACTTGGCCATCTCGCGCGGGTCGGCCCCGGCCAGCTTGCCGGCGCCGGCCAGCCAGCCGGCCCAGGCCGGGTTGGTGCAGATGGTGGCGAAGAAGCCCGACCAGCGCCGGGCGTGGCGCAGCCGGTTGATGCCGTCGCGCTGCACCAGCCCCATGGTGCCCGCGTAGTAGTAGGGCCACACCGTCTCCGGCCCGTGCCGCCGCTCCGCCTCCAGGAAGCGCTCGGCGACGATGTCCAGCGCCTCGTCCCAGGCGATCGGCTCGAACTGGCCGGAGCCCTTGGGGCCGGTGCGGCGCAGCGGTTGGGTCAGCCGGTCCGGATGGTGCACCCGCTCGGCGTAGCGGGCGACCTTCGCGCAGATCACCCCGGCGGTGTAGCTGTTGTCGGCGGCGCCGCGGATGCGCCCGATGCGGCGCTCGTCCAGCACCTCGACCTCCAGCGCGCAGGTGGACGGGCAATCGTGCGGGCAGGCCGAGGCGTGCAGGCGGGGGGCGGTGCGGTTTGACATGGGTCTACAGATGGGTTTGGAGCAGGGTCAGGGAAGGGCGGCGGTGCTGTGCAGCGTCACGCGCAGGCCGCCGTGCGACACCGACGGGCCGGACGGCTGGAAGGGCAGGCCGGTCGCCTGGGCGAGCGACGCCTCGTTGGTGACGAGGCCGACCCGCCAGCCGGAAAAGCGCGACAGCAACGTCTGGCCCAGCGCGCCGTAAAGGGCGAACAGCGGCTTCTTCTCGCCGATCCGCGCGCCGTAGGGCGGGTTGACGATGACGAGGCCCGGCGGCCCCTCCGGCGGCATCAGGTCGCTGACCGCGTGCTTCTGGAAGTCCGTCAGGGCGGCGACACCCGCTCGCTCGGCGTTGGCGCGGCTCATGGCGATGGCCCCGCCGTCGCGGTCGCTGCCGTAGAAGCGGACGGCGGGCGCAGTGTTTACGCCGCCCGCGGAACGCATTGCCTGCCACGCCGCGTTGTCGAAGGAGGCGAGCTGTTCGAAGGCGAAGCGGCGGCTGCGTCCGGGGTGCAGGCCGGCGGCGATCTCCGCCGCCTCGATGACGAAGGTGCCGGACCCGCACATCGGATCGACCACCGGCTCCGTCCCGTCGTAACCGCAGTGGCGCAGGAACAGGGCGGCCAGCGTCTCGCGCAGCGGGGCCTTGTGGATCTCCTCCTTGTGGCCGCGCTTGTGCAGGGATTCGCCCGACGCGTCGACGCTGATGGTGCAGAGGTCGTCGTCGATGCGGGCCTTGATGGAGACCTCGGCCTCGGCGGAGATCGGGGCGCCCAGCTCCTCGGTGATGGCGCGCTCGATGCGCTGGGCGGTGGCCCCGGCGTGGTAGATGCGCGAGCCCTTGCAGGACGCCTCGACGCGGACCGGCACGTCGGGGCGCAGGAACTCGGCCCAGGGCACCCGGCGCGCCCGCTTGTCGAGCTGGGCGAGGTGGAAGGCGCGGAAGGAGGCGACGCGGGCCAGCACGCGGGTCGCCCCGCGCAGTTCCAGGTTCGCCCGCCAGACCTCCGGCCAGCCGCCGCGAACGGTGACACCGCCCTTGATGGCGGTGGCGTCGCGGAAACCCTTGGCCTTCACCTCCGCGCAGAGCACGGATTCCAGGCCCGGCGCGGTGACGATGAAGATCTCGAAATCGGTGCCGGTACGGTCGGCGGCGGTGTCGCTGGTCATGGCCCCTAGATATCCCGAAGCCTCGCCGCCTTCGACATCTTTCTAGCAGCCGGTCTTGCCGATGGCGGCGGTCAGCCGCTCGTAGCCCGCACGGCTCAGATGCACCGGGTCCTTGTAGAGCGGGCAGGCGCTCTCCGCCGGGCAGGCGTCGCGCAGCGGCCCATGCACGTCCACCACGCGCAGGCCGGGGCCGGCGAGCGCCGCCAGCCGCCGGTTCACATCGGCGATGCGCTCGGCGAACACGGCGTTGCCGTCGCGCCGCGGCAGCAGGGTGAGCAAGGTGACGCAGGAGCCGGGGGCGAAGCGCTTCACGTCCGTGGCGATGGCGGCGATGGTGTCGGCGATCTCCGCGGCGGTACGCGTCGGCAGGTCGTTCGTCCCGACCAGGACCAGCGCGGACTCCAGACTCATGCCCGGCCCGAAGGACTGCCGCACCCGCCACAGCAGGTTTCCCGTGCTGTCGCCCCCGGCCCCGAAATTCATCGGCTCCGCGTCGAACAGCCGGCGGGCGAGGTCGGGCGGCCAGCCGACGACCAGAGAGTCTCCCAGCAGCATCGCCTTCGGGTCTTGCCGCCGCAGCGTCTCCATGCGCGTCGTCAGCCAGTCCGGGTAGGGCGGCTGGGTGCGCGGCCCGATGGGCGTTTCGCCCTGCGCCGGGGCGGCCAGGAGCGCCAGCAGAGCGGCAACCCCGGTCCAGCCCGTCCGCCGGATGGACCGCATCACGCCGCCTTCGCCGTGTCCACGGCCCGCACCGGCTGAGCGATGGCCGGGACCTGCTCCGGGTGCAGGGCAGGCGGCGACAGGTCCAGAACGGCGCGCTCCCCCTCGGCCAGCGGGCGCACGGCGTTCACGGTCAACGCGATGGTCAGCGGTCCCTTCGCGGCGGGGGCGTCGAGCACAAGGTCGGTCGCCCGTCCGGGATGCACCTCGAACCGCTCCTCGGCCAGCGCCGCGCCATCCTCCAGGGCGATGGTCACGGCGACGCGGAGCGGGACGGAGTCGCGCAAGGGGCAGCGCAGGCTGGCGCCGAGATGGAAGGGGCCGGGGGCATGGACCCCGGTCCAGCGCAGCGTGGTGCCCGGCCGCTCCGGATCGGGGCCGTGCAGGCGGAACAGGCCCTCATAGGGGCGGCACCAGCTGTTGCCGTTCAGCAGCCGGACGGTCCCGGCGCGCAGATCGCCCGTGAGGGGTTTGCCCATGTCCTGATCGGGGCCGAAGGGGAAGCGGAGCTGCACCAGCGCGTCCGGCGTGCCGATGCGCAGGGCGGCGTGGCGCTGCGTCCAGTCGTGGCAGGGGAACAGGTGCAGAGCGCCCTGGACGATGGCGAACCACGCCGTGGCGTCGATGTCGTCCGCCTGATGATAGGGGGCGAAGCGGGTGACGTAGCCGCGCATCAGGCCGGGCCGCTGCCAATCCACGCGGCCGATGCGGGTGGGGTCGTCCGTCGCCTGCACCTCCAGCAGGGCGAAGTCGTCGTGGCCCGCCAGGGCGGCCAGCGCCTCGTGCAGCCCGTCGATGGTGGCGGGGGCGATGCCGGGGTTCGACTTCACGACGAAGATCACCCCGCCCATGGCGGCCCGCGCGGTGAACTTGGCCTGGAGATACTGGATCTTGCGGGTCTCCCGGCGGTGCAGGGCGCGCCGCGTCGCCTCGTCGTCGCGGAAGACCAGCCGCCCGCCGGTGACGTCGGACTTCATGTCGCTGTGCCAGCCGATGCCGTAGGCGGAATCCAGCACCATGCCGGTGCGCAGCGGCGCCAGGTTCTCGAAGCGGTACATGCCCTCGAAATTGGCGCGCAGCTTGGTCAGAAGCTGATCCGGCTTCATGGAGGCCCAGCGGAACAGGCTTCCCGCCTCGCAGGACAACCGGCGCAGGACGAAGCCGAATTCGCAATTGTCGCCCAGACTCTCGAACCGCAGAAGGTCGTCCGCGCCGATGCCGATGGTCATGCTGTTGTCCCGTTTCGCTGCCAAGCCGTGGTTTCGGCAAGCCTAGCGCGAGCCGGTCGGGCCGCGTCAACGGGCGGTGGCGACGGCGCCGAAAAGATCACCGCGAATTCGACTTAATCCGTTCAGACTGTCCGCCTGTTCAGATTGTCCGCCTGTTCAGATTGTCCGGGTGACCTTGCGCAGGTGGCGGGGCCGGTCGGGGTCGAAGCCGCGCGCCACCGCCAGCCGGGCCATGAAGGGGTAGAAGGCCTGGATCGCCGCGATGGGATCCAGCACCGGGTGCAGCGGCGGCGGCAAGGGCAGGGGCGTGTCGGCCAGGGCGAGCGCCCGCTCCTCGGCGGAGGCGACCAGCAGATGGGCGCCGGCCTGCTTCAGCGCGCGGGCGGTGTCCAGCACGCCGTCCAGCGTCTCGTCCCGCACTGCCACCACCAGCACGGGGAAGCCCGGCTCGACCAGCGCCATCGGGCCGTGCATCACCTCCGCCGCGCTGAAGGGTTCGGCGTGGGCGGCGGCGGTCTCCTTGAACTTCAGCGCCATTTCCTGCGCGATGGGGTAGCTGCGGCCACGCGCGACGATCAGCAGGCTGGACACGGATTCCAGCACCGGCAGCGCCGCCGACCAGTCCGCCGCACCGGCCCGTTCCAGCCCTCGGGGCAGTTGGGGAAGGGCGTCGAGAAGCGCCTCGTCATCCGTCCAGACGGCGGTCAGCCGGGCGATGGCGGCGAGGCTGGCGACGAAGCTCTTGGTCGCGGCGACGCTCAACTCCGGCCCGGCGTGCAGCGGCAGGGGATGGGCGACCCGCTCCGCCAGCGGCGACTCTTCGGCGTTGACCAGCGCCGCCGTCAACGCGCCGCCGGCCCGCGCCGCCTCCGCGACGCGCAGCAGGTCGGGGCTCTGGCCCGATTGGGAGATGGCCAGGACGAAGGCGTCCTTCACCCGCAGAGCGGCGCCGTAGGCCGTGACCACCGACGGCGCCGCCGAGGCGGTGACCAGCCCCAGCGCCGTCTCGAACAGGTAGCGGGCGTAGCCGGCGGCGTGGTCGCTGCTGCCCCGCGCGATGGTCATCGCGAAGGGCGGCGGCGCGGCCCGCAGCCGGTCGGCGAGGGCGGCCACCGCCGTGGCGTCGGAGTCCAGCAGGCGCCGCACCGCCGCTGGGGCGGTGGCGGCCTCCTGCATCATCAGGGGAGCGCTGGTCATGGGTCGGCCTCCGTTCCAGGCCGATCATAACACGGTCTCTCCCTCACTTCATGGCGGGCCAACCTCACGGCAGGCCAACCTCACGGCGGGCCAACCTCACGCCGGGTCCACCTCATGCGGGGCCGGTCGGGGCCTTCGCCAGGACGGCGGCGTCGGAGGCGTCCATCTCCTCCGCCGGGGCGGGTTCGGCCTGGGGCGGTTTCCAGTTGCGCAGCCGGCTCAGCATCGTGCCGGCCTGGGTCTTCCAGCGGTCGACCTGGGCGCGCATCGATTCGCCGCTCTGGACCAGCAGGCGGCTGGGCAGCGGGCCGGGCGTCTCGAAGGTGCCGAGATGGACCGTTTCCACCGGATGCTTGCCGGCGAGGCCGCGCTTGAACTGGTAGACGCCGGGATTGGTCTGGGCGTTCACCCCGTGCAGGTCGTAGCGCAGACCGCCGTTCGCCTTGATCCACAGCATCGCCCGCCATTGCAGAAGATAGGCGGCGTTGACCCGCAGACCGGCCTCCAGCGTCGCGGAGTTCTGCATCTGCCCGGTGGTGCCGAACAGCGACACCACCACCCCGGCCACCGGCCGCCCCTCATGCATGGCGAGGAAGGCGCGCATCTTGCGCCGCGGCGGCAGCGCCTCGTTGATGCGGGTG
The sequence above is drawn from the Azospirillum sp. TSH58 genome and encodes:
- a CDS encoding molybdopterin-dependent oxidoreductase, which gives rise to MSNRTAPRLHASACPHDCPSTCALEVEVLDERRIGRIRGAADNSYTAGVICAKVARYAERVHHPDRLTQPLRRTGPKGSGQFEPIAWDEALDIVAERFLEAERRHGPETVWPYYYAGTMGLVQRDGINRLRHARRWSGFFATICTNPAWAGWLAGAGKLAGADPREMAKSDLVVIWGTNAVSTQVNVMTHAVRARKERGAKIAVVDVYRTPTMEQADIPLLIRPGSDGALACAVMHVLFRDGLADRAYLASHADDPAGLEAHLATRSPEWAEAITGLPAAEIEAFARLVGRTPRSYFRLGYGFTRSRNGAVNMHAASCIPVVSGAWQVEGGGAFHSNSGIYGWNKTLIEGLDLRDPTVRMLDQSRIGPILEGDPEALAGGPPVTALLIQNTNPVTIAPDQARVRRGFARDDLFVCVHEQFMTETARMADIVLPATMFLEHDDLYQAGGNQHILLGPKLVDPPGDCRPNHAVITELARRLGSDSHPGFAMTERELIDATLRASGHGTLEALEAARFLDVQPDFEDAHFVKGFRWPDGKFRLKPDWPKVPYAAPSTFGPVDSMPTFPDHWAVTEEADDEHPFRLVTAPARNFLNSSFTETPTSAGRERRPSLMLHPEDAAALGITEGDRVEAANGRGAVLLHARLFDGVRRGVVIAESIWPNAAHEGGRGINSLTGADPVAPFGGAAFHDSHVRVRKVAASV
- a CDS encoding class I SAM-dependent RNA methyltransferase — protein: MTSDTAADRTGTDFEIFIVTAPGLESVLCAEVKAKGFRDATAIKGGVTVRGGWPEVWRANLELRGATRVLARVASFRAFHLAQLDKRARRVPWAEFLRPDVPVRVEASCKGSRIYHAGATAQRIERAITEELGAPISAEAEVSIKARIDDDLCTISVDASGESLHKRGHKEEIHKAPLRETLAALFLRHCGYDGTEPVVDPMCGSGTFVIEAAEIAAGLHPGRSRRFAFEQLASFDNAAWQAMRSAGGVNTAPAVRFYGSDRDGGAIAMSRANAERAGVAALTDFQKHAVSDLMPPEGPPGLVIVNPPYGARIGEKKPLFALYGALGQTLLSRFSGWRVGLVTNEASLAQATGLPFQPSGPSVSHGGLRVTLHSTAALP
- a CDS encoding GDSL-type esterase/lipase family protein, which produces MRSIRRTGWTGVAALLALLAAPAQGETPIGPRTQPPYPDWLTTRMETLRRQDPKAMLLGDSLVVGWPPDLARRLFDAEPMNFGAGGDSTGNLLWRVRQSFGPGMSLESALVLVGTNDLPTRTAAEIADTIAAIATDVKRFAPGSCVTLLTLLPRRDGNAVFAERIADVNRRLAALAGPGLRVVDVHGPLRDACPAESACPLYKDPVHLSRAGYERLTAAIGKTGC
- a CDS encoding SIS domain-containing protein, which translates into the protein MTSAPLMMQEAATAPAAVRRLLDSDATAVAALADRLRAAPPPFAMTIARGSSDHAAGYARYLFETALGLVTASAAPSVVTAYGAALRVKDAFVLAISQSGQSPDLLRVAEAARAGGALTAALVNAEESPLAERVAHPLPLHAGPELSVAATKSFVASLAAIARLTAVWTDDEALLDALPQLPRGLERAGAADWSAALPVLESVSSLLIVARGRSYPIAQEMALKFKETAAAHAEPFSAAEVMHGPMALVEPGFPVLVVAVRDETLDGVLDTARALKQAGAHLLVASAEERALALADTPLPLPPPLHPVLDPIAAIQAFYPFMARLAVARGFDPDRPRHLRKVTRTI